In the genome of Microplitis demolitor isolate Queensland-Clemson2020A chromosome 5, iyMicDemo2.1a, whole genome shotgun sequence, the window tttaacttgGGCAATGTGTAATCcactgaaattaatttttaattgattagttaatttaattaataagttatttatttatttttatttttttttaaccttctTGTAAGTCATGGCTGCAGATATTTATCAATGCAGAAGAAGATACCGTTGAAAATATCGATATATGCgctcgatttatttttttcagccaTCTCTCGTGCATATTTTTAGCAGCATTGAATATGtcctgataaatatttattttatttatttatttaattaataaagtatataaaatttacatactttgttgtaaataaatgtCAAAGTAAGACCTAAAGCGATGATAAATCCTACGACTGACGCTAAAATAATGGCGATGTGTGTTGTATTGACCAGAGTTTTCTAAAAGTAAAAGTCGACATAAGTTTTAGCAAtagattgaaaaatatttaaaaatacctgagatatgtaaaaaaaaataagaggaCTAGCGGCAATGGGAATAGAATAAAGCAAAGCCATCGCACAGACAAATTCACTGAGACATTTTCCGCCAGCACGATAGTCGATAGCTCGTATTCCGTAAATTCCTTTTGTCGTTTCATCAAAATCTTTTTCTTCTCTGCttaactttaaattcaaatcactTGAAGAAATAGCTGCAGCTGTCGCTAAACTAAgtcctttatttttaattcccgAGTCGACAAGAAGTTGACGCGAATTATCACGAAATTTTTTGCCAAATGATTTAGTCAACTCGTCATACTCTTTGTTCCACTGACACAGCTCTTCATGCGTACCATGCTCCACGACTTTAccatttttcataatataaatcaAGTCGCATCTCTCTaaatactttgaaaaatattttaagtaataaatatatatttttaaatttaattaacataaactTACTTGGACTTTGTCAGTAATTATGACAACACTTTTGAGTCCAAGAACTTGAACAATAgctttatcaaaaatttctaagcTCTCAATCACGTCTGAATCCCTGAGAGGGTTGTCCAGTAAATTTATGTCGCGATTCGCGTAAACTGCTCGTGCCAACGCGATTTTTTGCTTCTGGATCATCGTCAGCTCTACTGTATGCACGTCAGTATCATCTGATCCTGGAAGCAAACTTATGTCGTTGGTCAAATTGCAAGCCTGTATACTCTTGTAATACCACGAGGAGTCAAAACTTTCGTTCATCACAATATTCTCTTTTAGAGTtccttcaaataaattaaagtctTCTGGTACATATGACATGTTACCGTCAATAGTAACCTGGCCATTAATGCGATTCAGTTGGCCCATTATTGCCAGCAGTAACGATGATTTTCCACTTCCAGAAGCTCCGCATATTCCTATCAATTTTCCTTTAGgcacataaaaatttatgtctatCAATTCTGGTGACAATGAAGCTTTAAAAGTTGCTCCTACATAAATATTGTCACTCTCGACGGAACTAAAAATATcaccaattaataatttaaatttatttataatataatcgTTTCCTTACTAAGATGTATgacgtttattattaatattattattattataatcccAGGAAAAATGCCCAGAATTAATAGTGATTGCGTAGTTTTTATCAATCGGTTTGTCAGTATAACGATCAGAGtcttttaatatcaatactgtttttaatttattcagtgATGCCAAACCATGTGAAATACTACTCATTGCTAACCAGCTACTTCTCACAcagtgttttaaatttataagaattaaaatcaaacatggaatatactaaaaataaatattttaattttttaaatccgtCATACCATAAGAaatgaattaaacaattaataaatcatacgttgactgaaataatttgctgatgagtaaataaataagccATTGTCATAACGCTGACAGTAACTATTGGAATAACGTGAACCATACACAGACTGCAGCCTTCGCTGAGTGCGCCCAATTTAATCTCTCCCAATTCCTTCTTACGAACTCCTTGAATCCGGGACACAAAACATCTGTCCCACTGGataatttttgcaaaataaattttgttgataaacTCTTCGAGCAAAGACAGCCGTCTCAGTGAGTAATTCATGGCACGTGTTGCAAAAAGATTTGTCAAATAAGCATTCAATATCAAGcttagatataaaataattaaagttgcGATTCCTATAAGCGCCCAGTGTCCCATCGAGTACCAGATGTACAGAGACGATATCAATAAAATCAAAGGGCCGGAAAATATCAGCGGTccatttgttattaattcgTAAAGAGTTTTGCTGTCTGGTACAAAATACGTCAACgtctgaagaaaaaaaagttattatatattttatttaatttatttacttataaattaccTGATGAACCGGAGCTTTGAATCGTACTGATgatttgatcaattttttgtaCGCCAGAGTCAAACATGCAGATCTTAATCTCGTAGCCGTTCTAAGATTTAACGATGCGCTCCaggcaattaaaaaatatgaaataactTCAGCTGTTATCAAAATACCGAtatgactaaaaataataacttgatctatcattatttcatgttttaaattattcgaataattattggcagttaaatttatttttgtcgcATTGACAATCATTGAATTAGACAAACTGGTATTTTGCTTGTAAGTCACGTTAACCCGATCCTCAGTCGCAATTATTATCTTTTGCAATAcaattatctaaaataaatattaaattacagttgttaatatttttttaaaaacaaaaatactcACGGGGCTGGAGAGTGCAATGAACATTCCTaggaagtaaataaatgagcTGACAAGTACGCGGGTTTTGACAAAATGCCATGCGATTTTAGGTACCGATGCACCAGCTTGTCCTCTCTCGACGACATGATTATGCCACAAGGTATCTAtcctataaattaattaataaattaattaattgacaaatgaataaataaattaatgaataccTGGAGCCATTTACTTGACAAGATTCTTGAGTAGAAATACTAGGCAATGGTTTATCTCGTAATCCATTTTTGTAACCATCAGTAATGTATTCATTTATCCAGCTAAATGATACACTTGACAGCAATCCTATTTTATCTAGAGGAATTTCAGATCCTGGaactcttttaaaataaaaataataaaaaattattgagacgCAATCGGCCtcgatataaataaacttacttTTTAAATCTCACAGGTACGCAATTAGCAAGTGCTGTAGTATATCTTGATAAGCGATTGTGTTGTACATATGTtgaactatatttttcatttttttttctcggtaAAAGTTTACCTTGTCCATTATTATCAAAACTTAGATAAACATGAAgcaaaacttaataaaacatAATGAGTAAAGTGatggcaaataaaaaatataatttacctGGTGCAAGCATCATTGATGATGCCCAAAGACGATGAAGACATTACTCagttcataaatatatataaataataaattaaaaatatatataaaacatttagATGTGATTGATTTTACGGAATCCAGAGTGTGGTGGCATAGGGACAGACTCTGTTGCTTATCATATCAAGCCACTCCTGGTTTAGTTGGCTATCTATCACTCGAGCAAATGtttatcagataaaaaaaattcaatgtcgAAATATACATTTTGTGATGCTTATGGTCACATTCTTAGTCACCGGTACATTAataagttaacaaaaaaattttttaaaaagctaAGACTTAAGTTTTATATCCGAGTTTTAAG includes:
- the LOC103570732 gene encoding ATP-binding cassette sub-family C member 11 isoform X2, which encodes MNTLLMVTKMDYEINHCLVFLLKNLVKIDTLWHNHVVERGQAGASVPKIAWHFVKTRVLVSSFIYFLGMFIALSSPIIVLQKIIIATEDRVNVTYKQNTSLSNSMIVNATKINLTANNYSNNLKHEIMIDQVIIFSHIGILITAEVISYFLIAWSASLNLRTATRLRSACLTLAYKKLIKSSVRFKAPVHQTLTYFVPDSKTLYELITNGPLIFSGPLILLISSLYIWYSMGHWALIGIATLIILYLSLILNAYLTNLFATRAMNYSLRRLSLLEEFINKIYFAKIIQWDRCFVSRIQGVRKKELGEIKLGALSEGCSLCMVHVIPIVTVSVMTMAYLFTHQQIISVNYIPCLILILINLKHCVRSSWLAMSSISHGLASLNKLKTVLILKDSDRYTDKPIDKNYAITINSGHFSWDYNNNNINNKRHTSYSVESDNIYVGATFKASLSPELIDINFYVPKGKLIGICGASGSGKSSLLLAIMGQLNRINGQVTIDGNMSYVPEDFNLFEGTLKENIVMNESFDSSWYYKSIQACNLTNDISLLPGSDDTDVHTVELTMIQKQKIALARAVYANRDINLLDNPLRDSDVIESLEIFDKAIVQVLGLKSVVIITDKVQYLERCDLIYIMKNGKVVEHGTHEELCQWNKEYDELTKSFGKKFRDNSRQLLVDSGIKNKGLSLATAAAISSSDLNLKLSREEKDFDETTKGIYGIRAIDYRAGGKCLSEFVCAMALLYSIPIAASPLIFFYISQKTLVNTTHIAIILASVVGFIIALGLTLTFIYNKDIFNAAKNMHERWLKKINRAHISIFSTVSSSALINICSHDLQEVDYTLPKLKITILMHFGISLFTTTILGIICPWLLLPMAIFITIIIIYQFYIRKLVIALNESRIESVTPIYNHVVSTVNERITIQAYRKERDFAKKFYKYCDANTTYDFMLKATKLWMEYRIKLISAVTLAAVIIICAAVNGVKDRYQVLGLGFICTIQLTQSLVHLTAAIIDVHGSLMIVGFVDNYIQNIPQEINDNNDRREWPLIPSIHFQNVLLINSTDHEPFNFSIYAGEKVAIHGSNTELKSHLVKVLLQFDQVFSGNILIGNLNIVDINIDVLRQYVDYIPRVPILFNGTIKYNLEPHNRRTDKEIIEALQKVFLWEKISKLDYKLDSSAGNLFNVTEKKLLSLARIYLNSTAFNRSIIIIEDLEPDSELINNILQDVFKDFTIIVLASSLNWNAQRIIKLKNTKETGTSKASNLLSCKKK
- the LOC103570732 gene encoding ATP-binding cassette sub-family C member 11 isoform X1 — encoded protein: MSSSSLGIINDACTSFDNNGQGKLLPRKKNEKYSSTYVQHNRLSRYTTALANCVPVRFKKVPGSEIPLDKIGLLSSVSFSWINEYITDGYKNGLRDKPLPSISTQESCQVNGSRIDTLWHNHVVERGQAGASVPKIAWHFVKTRVLVSSFIYFLGMFIALSSPIIVLQKIIIATEDRVNVTYKQNTSLSNSMIVNATKINLTANNYSNNLKHEIMIDQVIIFSHIGILITAEVISYFLIAWSASLNLRTATRLRSACLTLAYKKLIKSSVRFKAPVHQTLTYFVPDSKTLYELITNGPLIFSGPLILLISSLYIWYSMGHWALIGIATLIILYLSLILNAYLTNLFATRAMNYSLRRLSLLEEFINKIYFAKIIQWDRCFVSRIQGVRKKELGEIKLGALSEGCSLCMVHVIPIVTVSVMTMAYLFTHQQIISVNYIPCLILILINLKHCVRSSWLAMSSISHGLASLNKLKTVLILKDSDRYTDKPIDKNYAITINSGHFSWDYNNNNINNKRHTSYSVESDNIYVGATFKASLSPELIDINFYVPKGKLIGICGASGSGKSSLLLAIMGQLNRINGQVTIDGNMSYVPEDFNLFEGTLKENIVMNESFDSSWYYKSIQACNLTNDISLLPGSDDTDVHTVELTMIQKQKIALARAVYANRDINLLDNPLRDSDVIESLEIFDKAIVQVLGLKSVVIITDKVQYLERCDLIYIMKNGKVVEHGTHEELCQWNKEYDELTKSFGKKFRDNSRQLLVDSGIKNKGLSLATAAAISSSDLNLKLSREEKDFDETTKGIYGIRAIDYRAGGKCLSEFVCAMALLYSIPIAASPLIFFYISQKTLVNTTHIAIILASVVGFIIALGLTLTFIYNKDIFNAAKNMHERWLKKINRAHISIFSTVSSSALINICSHDLQEVDYTLPKLKITILMHFGISLFTTTILGIICPWLLLPMAIFITIIIIYQFYIRKLVIALNESRIESVTPIYNHVVSTVNERITIQAYRKERDFAKKFYKYCDANTTYDFMLKATKLWMEYRIKLISAVTLAAVIIICAAVNGVKDRYQVLGLGFICTIQLTQSLVHLTAAIIDVHGSLMIVGFVDNYIQNIPQEINDNNDRREWPLIPSIHFQNVLLINSTDHEPFNFSIYAGEKVAIHGSNTELKSHLVKVLLQFDQVFSGNILIGNLNIVDINIDVLRQYVDYIPRVPILFNGTIKYNLEPHNRRTDKEIIEALQKVFLWEKISKLDYKLDSSAGNLFNVTEKKLLSLARIYLNSTAFNRSIIIIEDLEPDSELINNILQDVFKDFTIIVLASSLNWNAQRIIKLKNTKETGTSKASNLLSCKKK